A genomic window from Nerophis ophidion isolate RoL-2023_Sa linkage group LG22, RoL_Noph_v1.0, whole genome shotgun sequence includes:
- the LOC133540929 gene encoding cortexin-1, producing the protein MNNFPSFSSPPLKAPTIQPVCKPCLRAPWRMSDGPTLDYELLLSPAGSSFLPGGGGGGGGGSSSSNPPLASVGVDSEQCTALAFVGLLMLFLVFLLVRCFRILLDPYSRMPASSWTDHKEGLERGQFDYALV; encoded by the coding sequence ATGAACAACTTCCCTTCCTTCTCCTCGCCGCCCCTAAAAGCACCAACCATCCAGCCGGTGTGCAAACCCTGCCTCCGGGCCCCGTGGAGGATGAGCGATGGGCCCACACTCGACTACGAGTTGCTGCTGTCCCCGGCCGGCTCCTCCTTCCTCCCcggcggcggtggcggcggcggcggcggcagcagcagcagcaacccGCCCCTGGCCTCGGTCGGGGTGGACAGCGAGCAGTGCACCGCCTTGGCCTTCGTGGGCCTCCTTATGCTCTTCCTGGTCTTCCTGCTGGTCAGGTGCTTCAGGATCCTGCTGGACCCCTACAGTCGCATGCCCGCATCATCCTGGACTGACCACAAGGAGGGGCTGGAGAGGGGTCAGTTCGATTACGCCCTGGTGTGA